A window of Apium graveolens cultivar Ventura chromosome 8, ASM990537v1, whole genome shotgun sequence contains these coding sequences:
- the LOC141678315 gene encoding 3beta-hydroxysteroid-dehydrogenase/decarboxylase isoform X3: MPIGGQLRTCVVLGGRSFVGKSLVSRLLSLDHWIVRVADSAQRLDLDDRDSLLSKSISDGRASYFSVDLRTIEQLITAIDGSSVVFYVDDVDSYSNDFFLSYTLIVQGAKNVVNACRECKVKRLVYQSTADVVFDGSHDIDNGDESLPYACKFENICTDLRAQAEALVLFANDIDGLLTCALRPCNVFGPGEKQLVPSVIDIAKSRWAKYIIGCGERISDFTYVENVAHALVCAEEALGSQMVTVSGKAFFVTNLEPTRFWDFVYLITEGLGYRRSMIQLHAMMFKYIFLYVKWVHTQLNSIKLRHLKGIQNVVRLAASTKTFNCSAAQKHIGYSPIVSMEEGVALTVQSFSNFMAASSYRMYRDFDEQSKADKLLGGGKVADILLWRDERKSFAYFSMLVLVYYWIFLGGNPFISSVAQLLVFVTFILYAYRELPSNMFIYCDAFATDLV; this comes from the exons ATGCCGATCGGAGGCCAATTAAGAACCTGCGTTGTACTCGGTGGCCGGAGTTTCGTCGGAAAATCACTCGTCTCCCGTCTCTTATCACTCGATCATTGGATCGTCCGAGTTGCCGATTCCGCTCAGAGACTCGATCTCGACGATCGCGACTCGCTTCTCTCTAAATCCATCTCTGATGGCCGCGCTTCCTATTTCTCCGTTGATCTACGCACTATTGAGCAATTAATCACAG CTATCGATGGCTCATCCGTTGTATTTTATGTGGATGATGTGGATTCATATAGTAATGATTTCTTTCTCTCTTACACACTCATTGTTCAAG GAGCGAAAAATGTTGTAAATGCTTGTCGGGAGTGCAAAGTCAAAAGACTTGTCTACCAAAGTACCGCAGATGTTGTTTTTGATGGGTCACATGATATAGACAATGGAGACGAGTCACTCCCATATGCTTGCAAA TTTGAGAACATATGCACTGACCTTAGGGCCCAGGCAGAGGCTCTTGTCCTCTTTGCTAATGATATTGATGGCCTTCTAACATGTGCTCTTCGTCCTTGCAATGTCTTTGGACCTGGAGAAAAGCAACTTGTGCCATCTGTAATAGATATAGCAAAATCTAGATGGGCCAAG TACATTATAGGATGTGGTGAACGGATTTCTGATTTTACATATGTGGAGAATGTTGCACATGCCCTTGTCTGTGCCGAAGAAGCATTAGGTTCCCAGATGGTTACTGTATCTGGAAAG GCTTTTTTTGTCACTAATTTAGAGCCAACGAGGTTCTGGGATTTTGTCTATCTCATTACAGAGGGCTTGGGGTACCGAAG ATCTATGATACAGCTTCATGCCATGATGTTCAAGTATATCTTTCTGTATGTTAAATGGGTGCACACACAGCTGAACTCCATTAAGCTGAGACACTTAAAGGGCATTCAAAATGTTGTTCGCTTAGCCGCATCCACCAAAACATTCAACTGCTCTGCAGCACAGAAGCATATTGGATACTCGCCGATAGTCTCAATGGAA GAGGGAGTTGCACTAACGGTTCAGTCGTTCTCTAATTTCATGGCAGCCTCATCTTATAGGATGTATAGAGACTTTGATGAGCAATCAAAGGCAGACAAGCTACTAGGTGGTGGCAAAG TTGCAGATATTTTGCTTTGGAGAGATGAGAGGAAATCatttgcatatttttccatgcttgttctGGTGTACTACTGGATTTTTCTTGGCGGAAATCCTTTCATCTCATCTGTTGCCCAACTTCTAGTGTTTGTTACATTTATTCTTTATGCATATCGTGAACTGCCTTCAAATAT GTTTATTTATTGTGATGCCTTTGCAACAGATCTGGTGTAA
- the LOC141678315 gene encoding 3beta-hydroxysteroid-dehydrogenase/decarboxylase isoform X1, with translation MPIGGQLRTCVVLGGRSFVGKSLVSRLLSLDHWIVRVADSAQRLDLDDRDSLLSKSISDGRASYFSVDLRTIEQLITAIDGSSVVFYVDDVDSYSNDFFLSYTLIVQGAKNVVNACRECKVKRLVYQSTADVVFDGSHDIDNGDESLPYACKFENICTDLRAQAEALVLFANDIDGLLTCALRPCNVFGPGEKQLVPSVIDIAKSRWAKYIIGCGERISDFTYVENVAHALVCAEEALGSQMVTVSGKAFFVTNLEPTRFWDFVYLITEGLGYRRSMIQLHAMMFKYIFLYVKWVHTQLNSIKLRHLKGIQNVVRLAASTKTFNCSAAQKHIGYSPIVSMEEGVALTVQSFSNFMAASSYRMYRDFDEQSKADKLLGGGKVADILLWRDERKSFAYFSMLVLVYYWIFLGGNPFISSVAQLLVFVTFILYAYRELPSNISGVNFPKMSASSFKISEMDIKRFSAALAHIWKRTADVIRLLDRGQDWNTFFKVLALLCLFKWYVFQSLTASIGVAIVLAFTLFFVYEQYEEEIDGIAEILLIFTRAVMGFLLKNLPVPLASLLGTDEILHEDD, from the exons ATGCCGATCGGAGGCCAATTAAGAACCTGCGTTGTACTCGGTGGCCGGAGTTTCGTCGGAAAATCACTCGTCTCCCGTCTCTTATCACTCGATCATTGGATCGTCCGAGTTGCCGATTCCGCTCAGAGACTCGATCTCGACGATCGCGACTCGCTTCTCTCTAAATCCATCTCTGATGGCCGCGCTTCCTATTTCTCCGTTGATCTACGCACTATTGAGCAATTAATCACAG CTATCGATGGCTCATCCGTTGTATTTTATGTGGATGATGTGGATTCATATAGTAATGATTTCTTTCTCTCTTACACACTCATTGTTCAAG GAGCGAAAAATGTTGTAAATGCTTGTCGGGAGTGCAAAGTCAAAAGACTTGTCTACCAAAGTACCGCAGATGTTGTTTTTGATGGGTCACATGATATAGACAATGGAGACGAGTCACTCCCATATGCTTGCAAA TTTGAGAACATATGCACTGACCTTAGGGCCCAGGCAGAGGCTCTTGTCCTCTTTGCTAATGATATTGATGGCCTTCTAACATGTGCTCTTCGTCCTTGCAATGTCTTTGGACCTGGAGAAAAGCAACTTGTGCCATCTGTAATAGATATAGCAAAATCTAGATGGGCCAAG TACATTATAGGATGTGGTGAACGGATTTCTGATTTTACATATGTGGAGAATGTTGCACATGCCCTTGTCTGTGCCGAAGAAGCATTAGGTTCCCAGATGGTTACTGTATCTGGAAAG GCTTTTTTTGTCACTAATTTAGAGCCAACGAGGTTCTGGGATTTTGTCTATCTCATTACAGAGGGCTTGGGGTACCGAAG ATCTATGATACAGCTTCATGCCATGATGTTCAAGTATATCTTTCTGTATGTTAAATGGGTGCACACACAGCTGAACTCCATTAAGCTGAGACACTTAAAGGGCATTCAAAATGTTGTTCGCTTAGCCGCATCCACCAAAACATTCAACTGCTCTGCAGCACAGAAGCATATTGGATACTCGCCGATAGTCTCAATGGAA GAGGGAGTTGCACTAACGGTTCAGTCGTTCTCTAATTTCATGGCAGCCTCATCTTATAGGATGTATAGAGACTTTGATGAGCAATCAAAGGCAGACAAGCTACTAGGTGGTGGCAAAG TTGCAGATATTTTGCTTTGGAGAGATGAGAGGAAATCatttgcatatttttccatgcttgttctGGTGTACTACTGGATTTTTCTTGGCGGAAATCCTTTCATCTCATCTGTTGCCCAACTTCTAGTGTTTGTTACATTTATTCTTTATGCATATCGTGAACTGCCTTCAAATAT ATCTGGTGTAAACTTTCCGAAGATGTCAGCTTCTTCTTTTAAGATTTCAGAAATGGATATAAAAAGGTTCTCTGCAGCTCTAGCACATATTTGGAAAAGAACGGCTGATGTAATTAGATTACTGGATCGTGGACAAGACTGGAATACATTTTTTAAG GTTCTAGCTTTGTTGTGCTTGTTCAAGTGGTATGTGTTTCAGTCCTTGACAGCATCTATCGGTGTAG CAATTGTCCTTGCATTCACTTTGTTCTTTGTCTATGAGCAAtatgaagaggagattgatggaatAGCAGAGATATTGTTGATATTTACAAGGGCAGTCATGGGATTCCTGCTAAAAAACCTACCTGTTCCACTAGCATCATTACTTGGTACTGATGAAATTTTGCATGAAGACGATTAG
- the LOC141678315 gene encoding 3beta-hydroxysteroid-dehydrogenase/decarboxylase isoform X2, which translates to MPIGGQLRTCVVLGGRSFVGKSLVSRLLSLDHWIVRVADSAQRLDLDDRDSLLSKSISDGRASYFSVDLRTIEQLITAIDGSSVVFYVDDVDSYSNDFFLSYTLIVQGAKNVVNACRECKVKRLVYQSTADVVFDGSHDIDNGDESLPYACKFENICTDLRAQAEALVLFANDIDGLLTCALRPCNVFGPGEKQLVPSVIDIAKSRWAKYIIGCGERISDFTYVENVAHALVCAEEALGSQMVTVSGKAFFVTNLEPTRFWDFVYLITEGLGYRRSMIQLHAMMFKYIFLYVKWVHTQLNSIKLRHLKGIQNVVRLAASTKTFNCSAAQKHIGYSPIVSMEEGVALTVQSFSNFMAASSYRMYRDFDEQSKADKLLGGGKDILLWRDERKSFAYFSMLVLVYYWIFLGGNPFISSVAQLLVFVTFILYAYRELPSNISGVNFPKMSASSFKISEMDIKRFSAALAHIWKRTADVIRLLDRGQDWNTFFKVLALLCLFKWYVFQSLTASIGVAIVLAFTLFFVYEQYEEEIDGIAEILLIFTRAVMGFLLKNLPVPLASLLGTDEILHEDD; encoded by the exons ATGCCGATCGGAGGCCAATTAAGAACCTGCGTTGTACTCGGTGGCCGGAGTTTCGTCGGAAAATCACTCGTCTCCCGTCTCTTATCACTCGATCATTGGATCGTCCGAGTTGCCGATTCCGCTCAGAGACTCGATCTCGACGATCGCGACTCGCTTCTCTCTAAATCCATCTCTGATGGCCGCGCTTCCTATTTCTCCGTTGATCTACGCACTATTGAGCAATTAATCACAG CTATCGATGGCTCATCCGTTGTATTTTATGTGGATGATGTGGATTCATATAGTAATGATTTCTTTCTCTCTTACACACTCATTGTTCAAG GAGCGAAAAATGTTGTAAATGCTTGTCGGGAGTGCAAAGTCAAAAGACTTGTCTACCAAAGTACCGCAGATGTTGTTTTTGATGGGTCACATGATATAGACAATGGAGACGAGTCACTCCCATATGCTTGCAAA TTTGAGAACATATGCACTGACCTTAGGGCCCAGGCAGAGGCTCTTGTCCTCTTTGCTAATGATATTGATGGCCTTCTAACATGTGCTCTTCGTCCTTGCAATGTCTTTGGACCTGGAGAAAAGCAACTTGTGCCATCTGTAATAGATATAGCAAAATCTAGATGGGCCAAG TACATTATAGGATGTGGTGAACGGATTTCTGATTTTACATATGTGGAGAATGTTGCACATGCCCTTGTCTGTGCCGAAGAAGCATTAGGTTCCCAGATGGTTACTGTATCTGGAAAG GCTTTTTTTGTCACTAATTTAGAGCCAACGAGGTTCTGGGATTTTGTCTATCTCATTACAGAGGGCTTGGGGTACCGAAG ATCTATGATACAGCTTCATGCCATGATGTTCAAGTATATCTTTCTGTATGTTAAATGGGTGCACACACAGCTGAACTCCATTAAGCTGAGACACTTAAAGGGCATTCAAAATGTTGTTCGCTTAGCCGCATCCACCAAAACATTCAACTGCTCTGCAGCACAGAAGCATATTGGATACTCGCCGATAGTCTCAATGGAA GAGGGAGTTGCACTAACGGTTCAGTCGTTCTCTAATTTCATGGCAGCCTCATCTTATAGGATGTATAGAGACTTTGATGAGCAATCAAAGGCAGACAAGCTACTAGGTGGTGGCAAAG ATATTTTGCTTTGGAGAGATGAGAGGAAATCatttgcatatttttccatgcttgttctGGTGTACTACTGGATTTTTCTTGGCGGAAATCCTTTCATCTCATCTGTTGCCCAACTTCTAGTGTTTGTTACATTTATTCTTTATGCATATCGTGAACTGCCTTCAAATAT ATCTGGTGTAAACTTTCCGAAGATGTCAGCTTCTTCTTTTAAGATTTCAGAAATGGATATAAAAAGGTTCTCTGCAGCTCTAGCACATATTTGGAAAAGAACGGCTGATGTAATTAGATTACTGGATCGTGGACAAGACTGGAATACATTTTTTAAG GTTCTAGCTTTGTTGTGCTTGTTCAAGTGGTATGTGTTTCAGTCCTTGACAGCATCTATCGGTGTAG CAATTGTCCTTGCATTCACTTTGTTCTTTGTCTATGAGCAAtatgaagaggagattgatggaatAGCAGAGATATTGTTGATATTTACAAGGGCAGTCATGGGATTCCTGCTAAAAAACCTACCTGTTCCACTAGCATCATTACTTGGTACTGATGAAATTTTGCATGAAGACGATTAG